The following coding sequences are from one Cystobacter fuscus DSM 2262 window:
- the hpf gene encoding ribosome hibernation-promoting factor, HPF/YfiA family — MKVLMRGVHLQLTDSLRDYATRHLVDPIAKFIDDEASEVDISLVDINGSKGGVDQECRVTVRMAGFSSIHVTETAETMFQAIDSVRDRLENTIKRTVEKRREISNDGLPQDVRF, encoded by the coding sequence ATGAAGGTGTTGATGCGAGGAGTCCATCTGCAGCTGACGGACTCGCTTCGGGACTATGCGACGCGGCATCTGGTGGACCCCATCGCGAAGTTCATCGACGATGAGGCGAGCGAGGTGGATATTTCCCTCGTGGATATCAACGGCTCCAAGGGGGGCGTGGACCAGGAGTGCCGGGTGACCGTGCGCATGGCGGGCTTCTCCAGCATCCACGTGACCGAGACGGCCGAGACCATGTTCCAGGCCATCGACTCGGTGCGCGACAGGCTGGAGAACACCATCAAGCGCACCGTGGAGAAGCGCCGGGAGATCAGCAACGACGGCCTGCCCCAGGACGTGCGCTTCTAG
- a CDS encoding response regulator — MGERIGERIKVLLVEDDGDSRELLAELLELDFDVITAADGVAGLRAFVDDHPDVVVTDESLPGMCGTALAQEVKSRQPKAGVVLVSGYSNVDSGYCDVVLRKPIDVERLSAVVGSLGEAARH; from the coding sequence ATGGGTGAGCGAATCGGAGAGCGGATCAAGGTCCTGCTGGTCGAGGACGACGGAGACAGCCGCGAGCTCCTCGCGGAGCTGCTCGAGCTGGACTTCGACGTCATCACCGCCGCGGACGGAGTGGCGGGGCTGCGCGCGTTCGTGGACGATCATCCGGACGTGGTGGTCACGGACGAGTCATTGCCGGGCATGTGTGGAACAGCGCTCGCCCAGGAGGTCAAGAGCCGACAGCCCAAGGCGGGGGTGGTGCTCGTGTCCGGGTATTCGAACGTGGACTCTGGCTACTGCGACGTGGTGCTGCGCAAACCGATTGATGTCGAGCGTTTGTCAGCCGTCGTCGGAAGCCTGGGGGAAGCAGCCAGGCACTGA
- a CDS encoding DUF2007 domain-containing protein yields the protein MKYCMQCGSEYQEGVTECADCPGTALVDAEAMRQRHIPLPGEGETRKFVRAATAEDPFTAEDYVRLLEIQRIPVFIRPRRSGSVDVLTTGTLEPWWEIMVGEEFLERAVQLIAQEKRQLEETSAEAALAAEEEERETEGSLPPGTL from the coding sequence ATGAAATACTGCATGCAGTGCGGTTCCGAGTACCAGGAGGGCGTGACGGAGTGTGCGGACTGTCCCGGAACCGCCCTGGTGGACGCGGAAGCGATGCGTCAGCGCCACATTCCGCTGCCCGGTGAGGGGGAAACCCGGAAGTTCGTCCGGGCGGCCACGGCCGAGGATCCCTTCACCGCGGAGGACTATGTGCGGCTCCTGGAGATCCAGCGCATCCCGGTGTTCATCCGGCCACGCCGCTCGGGCTCGGTGGACGTGCTCACCACGGGGACGCTGGAGCCCTGGTGGGAGATCATGGTGGGCGAGGAGTTCCTCGAGCGCGCCGTGCAGCTCATCGCCCAGGAGAAGCGGCAGTTGGAGGAGACCTCGGCCGAGGCCGCCCTCGCCGCCGAGGAAGAGGAGCGCGAGACGGAAGGCTCGCTCCCACCCGGCACGTTGTGA
- a CDS encoding N-acetylmuramoyl-L-alanine amidase-like domain-containing protein, with translation MMAAALMAAVLAQVATPAPSPRMAKAGGVLPSGAPVVWASLGERERADLISGDALLPLGERLLRVSERFLGTPYVHSPLGEGGGVDPDPTFRLDAVDCLTFVEQSVALSLARSAVEVPGLLERLRYANTATYEDRNHLMEAQWLPNNQRKGFLVDVTRRLGGADTVRVSKTLNALTWTSRSSLALGLSPAHQPRGTWSLDMIPLDRVLAHARQVPSGSILVVLREDLPLKATRVTHLGFVVQKGRRTWLRHARRGVDGNGRVVDEDLESFLARNARYDKWKVTGVSLFEVRAPSETGASAASTP, from the coding sequence ATGATGGCCGCCGCCCTGATGGCGGCCGTGCTCGCCCAGGTGGCCACTCCGGCGCCGTCGCCACGGATGGCGAAGGCCGGGGGCGTGCTGCCCTCCGGCGCCCCCGTGGTGTGGGCGTCGCTCGGCGAGCGGGAGCGGGCGGACCTCATCTCCGGGGACGCGCTCTTGCCCCTGGGCGAGCGGCTGCTGCGCGTGAGCGAGCGCTTCCTGGGCACGCCCTACGTGCACTCGCCCCTGGGGGAGGGCGGCGGGGTGGATCCGGATCCCACCTTCCGGCTGGACGCGGTGGACTGCCTCACCTTCGTGGAACAGTCCGTGGCCCTGAGCCTGGCGCGCTCGGCGGTGGAGGTGCCGGGGCTGCTCGAGCGCCTGCGCTACGCGAACACCGCCACCTATGAGGACCGCAACCACCTCATGGAGGCCCAGTGGCTGCCCAACAACCAGCGCAAGGGCTTCCTGGTGGACGTGACGCGGCGGCTGGGGGGCGCGGACACGGTGCGGGTGAGCAAGACGCTCAACGCGCTCACCTGGACCTCGCGCTCCTCGCTCGCCCTGGGCCTGTCCCCGGCGCACCAGCCACGGGGCACCTGGTCGCTCGACATGATTCCCCTGGATCGGGTGCTGGCGCATGCGCGGCAGGTGCCCTCGGGCAGCATCCTCGTCGTGCTGCGCGAGGACCTGCCGCTCAAGGCCACCCGGGTGACGCACCTGGGCTTCGTGGTGCAGAAGGGTCGCCGTACCTGGCTGCGGCACGCGCGGCGGGGCGTGGATGGCAACGGCCGCGTGGTGGACGAGGACCTGGAGAGCTTCCTCGCGCGCAACGCCAGATACGACAAGTGGAAGGTCACCGGCGTGAGCCTCTTCGAGGTCCGCGCGCCCTCGGAGACCGGCGCTTCGGCGGCCTCCACGCCGTAG
- a CDS encoding HEAT repeat domain-containing protein, whose translation MGTPLVRLLLLLPLVSSLAIAAPPSVQKRMGRRAETQALVEQVIDGALPVPTAISRLRVLREEPYAAQQLARGISQEMDPRRLRDLTAVLAGLETRAAEPLLAQLAGHEDSAVRMYAAQGLGRLGSKRVDVLLPLLQDKSYGVRREVARALGASHDPRVGKTLVTQARTEADPQTRVWMLEAVGAAGDKKQAKALEAFLDDSSESTRFAAARGLCLLGAPEGFAFAKKLLASEDRLVRRQGLGLYEGLPVKQTGPALRPLLEDKDRGLAAGAARILAQGGDKTMVSWLVLASWNANGEEKLTYEKELETLQLADDERKAILRAAGVAK comes from the coding sequence GTGGGAACCCCGCTCGTCCGCCTGCTGCTCCTGTTGCCCCTCGTGTCCTCCCTCGCCATCGCCGCGCCCCCCTCCGTGCAGAAGCGCATGGGGCGGCGCGCCGAGACCCAGGCGCTCGTCGAGCAGGTCATCGACGGAGCCCTGCCGGTGCCCACCGCCATCTCCCGCCTGCGTGTCTTGCGCGAGGAGCCCTACGCCGCGCAGCAGCTCGCCCGGGGCATCTCCCAGGAGATGGATCCGCGGCGGCTGCGCGACCTGACGGCGGTGCTGGCCGGTCTGGAGACGCGCGCGGCCGAGCCGCTGCTGGCGCAGCTCGCCGGGCACGAGGACAGCGCGGTGCGCATGTACGCGGCGCAGGGCCTGGGCCGACTGGGCAGCAAGCGCGTCGACGTGTTGTTGCCGCTCTTGCAGGACAAGTCATACGGGGTGCGCCGCGAGGTGGCGCGTGCCCTGGGGGCCAGCCACGACCCCCGGGTGGGCAAGACACTCGTCACCCAGGCGCGCACCGAGGCGGATCCCCAGACGCGCGTGTGGATGCTGGAGGCGGTGGGGGCCGCGGGCGACAAGAAGCAGGCCAAGGCGCTCGAGGCCTTCCTCGATGACAGCTCGGAGAGCACGCGCTTCGCCGCGGCCCGGGGGCTGTGCCTGTTGGGTGCGCCCGAGGGCTTCGCCTTCGCGAAGAAGCTGCTCGCCTCCGAGGACCGGCTCGTGCGCCGCCAGGGGCTCGGGCTCTACGAGGGGCTGCCGGTGAAGCAGACCGGGCCGGCCCTGCGTCCGCTCCTCGAGGACAAGGACCGGGGCCTCGCGGCGGGCGCGGCCCGCATCCTCGCCCAGGGCGGCGACAAGACGATGGTGTCGTGGCTGGTGCTCGCCTCGTGGAACGCCAACGGCGAGGAGAAGCTCACCTACGAGAAGGAACTGGAGACGCTCCAGCTCGCGGATGACGAGCGCAAGGCCATTCTCCGCGCGGCGGGGGTGGCGAAATGA